Proteins co-encoded in one Ictalurus punctatus breed USDA103 chromosome 18, Coco_2.0, whole genome shotgun sequence genomic window:
- the spry4 gene encoding protein sprouty homolog 4, translated as MESRVAHHIPGVSSSMMVQPLLDSRVPYGRLQHPLTIYPIDQMKSLHVENDYIDSPAVVSQQPPSHKVATRGQEVLLGAQHHPHLSRCEAPDATTHPWISFSGRPSSISSSSSTSSDQRLLEHAAPTPLVDSYTSGGGHARILGTEQPKLPGSKPQHSKTGVDLPTEKNHMPLCDKCGKCRCTECTLPRTLPSCWVCNQECLCSAQNLVDSATCMCLVKGVFYHCTEDEDEEGSCADKPCSCSHSNCCARWSFMAAISLVLPCLMCYLPAVGCAKLSQKCYDSLRRPGCRCKSAQACKVAEVKNCPLEKQAS; from the coding sequence ATGGAGTCGAGGGTTGCTCACCACATTCCTGGAGTCTCTTCGTCCATGATGGTGCAGCCTTTGCTAGACAGCAGGGTCCCTTACGGCCGGCTCCAGCACCCGTTGACCATCTATCCCATTGACCAGATGAAGTCCTTGCATGTGGAGAACGACTACATCGACAGCCCTGCAGTGGTGTCACAGCAGCCTCCGAGCCACAAGGTGGCCACCAGGGGGCAGGAGGTCCTGCTCGGTGCTCAACACCATCCTCACCTGTCCCGCTGCGAGGCCCCAGATGCCACCACCCACCCCTGGATCTCCTTCAGCGGCCGACCTAGCTCcatcagcagtagtagtagcaccTCTTCCGATCAGCGGTTGCTCGAGCATGCGGCGCCCACCCCTTTGGTGGACTCTTATACCAGCGGTGGAGGCCATGCCAGGATCCTGGGTACAGAGCAACCAAAGCTTCCAGGGTCCAAACCCCAGCACTCAAAAACAGGGGTAGACTTGCCGACTGAGAAAAACCATATGCCTTTGTGCGACAAGTGTGGAAAGTGCAGGTGCACGGAGTGTACGCTGCCCCGGACCCTTCCCTCGTGTTGGGTGTGCAACCAGGAGTGTTTGTGCTCAGCCCAGAACCTGGTGGACTCAGCCACCTGCATGTGCCTAGTCAAAGGCGTGTTCTACCACTGCACcgaggacgaggacgaggaaGGCTCCTGCGCCGACAAGCCGTGTTCCTGTTCACACTCAAACTGCTGCGCACGCTGGTCCTTCATGGCGGCCATATCACTTGTGCTGCCATGCCTTATGTGCTATTTGCCCGCCGTGGGCTGTGCCAAGCTCTCACAGAAATGCTACGACAGCCTCAGACGCCCGGGCTGCCGATGCAAAAGTGCTCAGGCCTGCAAGGTGGCAGAGGTCAAGAACTGTCCTCTGGAGAAGCAAGCCTCATGA